The Brassica oleracea var. oleracea cultivar TO1000 chromosome C6, BOL, whole genome shotgun sequence genomic interval GAATCAAATTAAATATATATATATATATATATATATCTGATTTTAGTTTATTTAAAAACAACATAAATTGTGATCTAATTGGAAAATAAATACAAACTAATATATCAAAAAGAAAAACTGAACCAATCTTAATTATTATACATGAAATCACATATTTAATTGAGATAATTTAAATACATTATTCTATTTACTTTTCATATGTTTAGAATATAAAATGGTTTAAAATGTATCAACAAATACAAATAACAGATTAATTAATTATAGTTGATTATTTTATAAATATTTATATATGTGTATGAACATGGAATAATCACCTCGTATAAAATTGATTGTAATATTACTCCGGAGTATAATTGTTCTTGTTTGTTGGAAAATCGGAGAGTTTATTCACCTTGTTTTGGTTAACGGAGCATTATGACCACAAAACCACTGTTTATGTTGGGTTTACGCAAAACCATTGGATTGGGCATCAATACAAAAATGTGGAGTGGATCATGGGTTTCAGATTCGAAAGCCTCCGACCTTGTCGCTTAGCGACACCCCTCAGCTCCTTGTTCTTTCTTTTATTAGACGAGTTAATAAGACGTAAGTTATTTTTCTTTTAAATGAATTCTGTCATCTAGAGGATATAGTTTCGATCCGTAGCGTGAATTTTGAAACCTAGTTGTTATTGGTACGTAGACAAGCAAGCGTGGAACCATAGAATGAGTCTTCATATCACAGAGCAGAGCAGCATCACAGCCAAACAATAAAATCAGCGGATGCATAATAATTACGGAGTGAAATCGGGCAATTACCGAATGATCGGAATTTACAAGGAATGGTGAAGACGAAAAGTAGAGAGACCAGCAAAAAAAATTCGGAACCAAAGTTTACTTATACCAGCCCTATACCCACACAAATTCTTGATATTCCCTCAGGATTAGACAAGCATATCACCAAAGTATAAATAAAAAAAAAAAGACAAGGAAAGGAAACATTTTGTTTTTCTGACTTGACTTGGGGACTCTACACAGCAAATACAATGCAACAGCATTTCTCTTCTGTTGATCATCTCTCCTCTACTTGTTGCGTTTATATTGATAGTCCTTCTCCTCCCCCAACTGCCCTACTTGTTTCTCATTAGAAGACATCCGGATTGAATCTTTGCGGCATCATATAGTTGCCGTGTTCCATTTGCTCCAGTTGCAATTTCAATGCGTAGTTATTCACCTGCATTTTGTAACTTTCTATTATCATTCCACTCTTTAACCATAGGAGACCATCAAAACTAGGGAACTTTCACCAATATTGCTCATTAAAAAAAAAAAAATATTAAATTCAGGATGTGAATATTCAACATATATATGGCTATGCAACCATCAGTATATAAAAGTAGTATCTCTATGGTTTGTTTAAGGCTTACCTCCAAATTTCTGACCTTCTCCTGGTACTGAGGAATCAGCTGCTTAAAAAACTCTAGCTGCTGGTTCGCATCTTCTAACGCCTTCTGCCGCTCATGCTGGATAGCAACAGCACGTTTCAGCACTGTGTTGTCCTTCATCAAGGCTTCCACTTGTTGCTGCACTGCCACACTCTCCTGCAAAATCAGAAGAGGGTGTTAATTTAACCCAAAAAAAAAAAAAGACAAGGACCAAAATTGTGTTCTGAGCCAGTAACTTGTAGTCAATGATGGTTCAAAACTACTACGTCTTAACAACAACACTGACTGAACTAGAAACTGTCCTTGATGCGTCGAACTAACTACCCGTGCCCCTCCCCTAATACAAACTATACGATAGCTTAAAAGGAGGACAGTACAATGGCTTTATACCTCTTGGAATTTTTTACCGGCTTCTTCGTGAGCACGCGCGCTTAACGTCTTCTCTAACGCCTCCAAGACTCTTTCAGCACGGAACTTCGCATCATCTGGACCAGCAGATTGCGTCACTTCCCTCACTAACAACGCAACCCAGTCATCACCACTCGCTGTAAAAGTTCCAGCAGCATCAGCCTCCTTATTAGCGGCCAATTCTTGAGCTCTCTTCTCCTCCTCAGCAGATACCAAAGCGTACAAGCTTTTCATAGCAGCATTCAAATCACTCCCATGTTCTTCCAACGCCTCCACAAGAACCTGAAACTTCCGAATCTAATTAAATTTCAAGAATTGCCAACCGATTAAGCCACGAATCATGCTGCTAAACTCAATTAGCGTCTAATCAACCGGATTGAGCAAAAGGTAAAGCTAGATCGAAAGGAACAAAGACATACGGTGAGTTCAAGATGAGGAAAGGCAGCGCGAAGCTGATCGAGCGATGAGGGAGGAGAGGAGGACCAGCTCGGAGAATTGGAAGGGGAATAGCATCGGAACCGCTTCGAAGAGGGAGGAGGAGAAGGAGTATCGTCGAAGTACGATCTCTTACTTCCGCAATATACGGCAGACATGGCGGATGATTCGATCCGGGTGAGTCCTAATCTCAAATAACCTATGCCGCAATTAAGTTAGGGATTGAAGGAGGAAGGATGATTGAGATTATAGGCAAAGGCAAACTCAGATCGAGATTCGGGGGAGGGGAGCGTCCAAGTTTTCTCTCTACCTATCAGGTTAGGTTTTTGATGGGTTTTCTTTCACAACAGGGATAACATTTGTTTTATATACAGCGTTCAGCGTCAGGGGCTCTTTCGTACTTTTCCTTATTCACTTTTGCGCGTTCCGCGTAAACCTGCAGCCAACGCTTCTCTTTGTCTATTAAAATTCCGTTTTTCTCCTTTTGTTAAGATTCTCAACAAATTAGAGATCACAAAACCTTATCATCAACAAGTAATATTTTTTTTTAATCTCCTAGTTTATGTTTTAAGTCGCCCTGGTATGGGTTCCAGTAGTCGCCTTCATGTGGGCTTTTGTATGGTTCTTTGAAATGAAATGAAGTATTTTTACGGTGAAAAAATAAATAAGCATTGTTATCTGATGTTTTCACGCTACATTGCCTAAGTAGTAGCTTCACATCAATTTACATTTGAGTATGCTAACGCGTCGGCTTCACAGTCATTAAACAATTAATGTTTTTACATACTAATTTTTTAAGTCCACCGCATATAATTAAAAATGTTCATACTAATTATTTTTTAATCAGTTTATTTTTAGTTTCTGCATTTTTTAAATTTTGTATTAGTAAACTAAAATTTTCTCTATACTACTACTGAATAGTATCATTTTGAAATAAAGAAATTACAAAATCATTAAGATTCGCATCAGCTAAAATTTGGAATGAGAATGTTTTTAGAAGTTAAAAGTTTTGTATCTTGCCAAACTTAGCCATGGTTGAGGTTTTTGTACACAAAAGCAATAAATCATTGTGATTGGTATTCATTAAGAAAATTGAAGTAAAAAACAGCACACATAGAGTTGAATCTTTAGTTTACTCAAATATTACTTTTCTTTACGAAGTTTTCATATCAGACCAAGAATTATAAACATAATCCGATTGTTAAAAAAAAAATCAGAAATCAAAAAAGCTTTTAAAAAAAAAGTTCATGAAATCGAATGAAAAACATAATTCATATGCCGACTGAAGAGATCACATTATTTTCTACGCAACTCTAACACTTTTCACTTGATTGTATCGTGTTTTTATTATATTTACCAAGAATTTTTATAAGAAAATGCACGTTATTGGTTATAGATTATGTCAGTTTTGCAGCAAGCTCAACAATATTGACACGCCGCCCAACCATTTTTATTGGTATTTTTGAAGTATGATCCAATAATTATGTATGTTAAATAAGCCTAGAATATTTGCTTTACATTTATTTTATTTTGTTTTATATTATTAGGAGAAAGTAAGTATGTGCAAAATATCTGGATCCGAGGAACCGAACTGAACTAGATTTGAAAGTAATACAAATTAAAATTGATTAAGTACTCAAATGGATCTAAAAGTTTAATATCCAGATAACCATATCCGAATCCGATCCAAACTAAAATATTTTGGATACCAGAAATATCTAGATCATAATTATATACTTAAATATGTTAATTATATTAATTTTTATATCTATTAGATATTCAAAATATGAAAATATCTAAAATTATCAACATAGTCACAAGTAAATATCTATAAATAACAGAAAATATTCAAAATACTGAATATTTATTTGTTCTCCATCCAAATATTTAAATTGAATTAATTTTTATGTAAATTTAAATATTTAGTCTTGCATTATTCAAATTTTTATGTTTTATATTATTTTATTTTTGGATTTTGAGGATTTAAGTATATTTGATTTTTTGTTAAAAAAATGCATAATTAAAATAGGTACCCGAACTCAAATCTGAACTGAATCCGCAATGATTCGAACCAAATCTAAACCAAAATTTTTGAATATTCGAATACAATTTAAATTTCTTACTCTAAATATTTGAAATCCGAATATATCAACTGAATCCGAACGGATATATGAATACCCATTTTTAGAAAAAACTATACAACAAATATTTTAATACGATGTACAATAAATAATATAATAAACTATTTTACTCCACGCATAGCACAGATTACTATCTAGTACTATAATTTATTGTAAATGAATCTTTATTTAACATTTCTTAACCATTTATTCATGCTTAACACATATTCCAATCCAACAACTAGATCAAACCCAAATCAACACTGATGAAACAAACAAGCTTTGAACAATGGAGAGAAACGTACATATAAAGTAGCTTGTTTACTAGCATGAATCATTCCGCATGGAGTCTAATAAGGTTTAAACAATCTTTAGTTACATATTAATTGATCAACCCGATATATTATTGCCATAACCGTTGATATCTTGATAATACATCTTGTTGGAACTTGAAGATATAGGAGTCATGGAGGTGACTTCGAGTAAAACAGGCTTAAAAGGTAACTTCATCTAACTGGCTAGGCTCCACCAGAACGTACAATGGCTTTCCCTTTAGCTTACAATGCCCCTACATCTCACATAATACAAGTTATATTCATCTTCAATGATATTTAATGGGCCTAAAAGACCAGTAAAAATCTTAAATATCGTTGGTACGAGCTTTAAAGTCAAAATGTTTTTGAAGTAATCAAATACCTTGAATTTAGGCAAACCAACAACGCAGGCACATTCCACAACTTCGGCCCCAGCACGTTCTGAGGTGCACATAATTAGACTCGTTAATCAAATACTCGATATTGTATATACGATTCATGTATTTTAAAAGTCGTATTTAATTAAGTTTTTTTATTTAGTTAGTATTCATTAAAAATGTGTATATATATATATATTGTATTTACCCAAGAGGTTAATGGAAGCGGAGAGTGTTCCACCAGTGGCAACTAAATCGTCGATGACAAGAGCTCTTTCGTGGGATTTGACGGCCTCCACACTCATCTCTAGACGATCGTTTCCGTACTCTAGCTCGTACTCTTCGCTTATCACTCTCCCTTTTTTAACACCACC includes:
- the LOC106296397 gene encoding uncharacterized protein LOC106296397 isoform X1, with the translated sequence MSAVYCGSKRSYFDDTPSPPPSSKRFRCYSPSNSPSWSSSPPSSLDQLRAAFPHLELTIRKFQVLVEALEEHGSDLNAAMKSLYALVSAEEEKRAQELAANKEADAAGTFTASGDDWVALLVREVTQSAGPDDAKFRAERVLEALEKTLSARAHEEAGKKFQEESVAVQQQVEALMKDNTVLKRAVAIQHERQKALEDANQQLEFFKQLIPQYQEKVRNLEVNNYALKLQLEQMEHGNYMMPQRFNPDVF
- the LOC106296397 gene encoding uncharacterized protein LOC106296397 isoform X2, whose amino-acid sequence is MSAVYCGSKRSYFDDTPSPPPSSKRFRCYSPSNSPSWSSSPPSSLDQLRAAFPHLELTVLVEALEEHGSDLNAAMKSLYALVSAEEEKRAQELAANKEADAAGTFTASGDDWVALLVREVTQSAGPDDAKFRAERVLEALEKTLSARAHEEAGKKFQEESVAVQQQVEALMKDNTVLKRAVAIQHERQKALEDANQQLEFFKQLIPQYQEKVRNLEVNNYALKLQLEQMEHGNYMMPQRFNPDVF